AAAGGAAAAGAGGAAAAACAAATCAAGCATATACAATGACCGAATCAAAGAAAAGGATTGTGATCCAAAGAAGAAAACAGACTCGACCATTCTGAAGGAGAGGATCCTAttgtgacaaagaaatcaatgaccattccatcagagagggccttgatgtaaagaaggaaacaaatgaccattccatcggagaggacCCTGATGTAAAcaaggaaatcaatgaccattccatcggagagggccttgatgtaaagaaagaaatcaatgaccattccatcggagagggccttgatgtaaagaaggaaacaaatgaccattccatcggagaggacCCTGATGTAAAcaaggaaatcaatgaccattccatcggagagggccttgatgtaaagaaagaaatcaatgaccattccatcgaagagggCATTGATGTAAAGAAGGAAAcaaatgaccattccatcggagagggccttgatgtaaacaaggaaatcaatgaccattccctcggagagggccttgatgcaaacaagaaaatcaatgaccattccatcggagagggccttgatgtaaacaaggaaatcaatgaccattccatcggagagggccttgatgtaaacataagaaaactaAGGGTAGAATGTCTATATATGAAAGGAGAACCCGAGGTTTGATTTTGATGTGTCAGTAAACACTGCTTGAATGCTTAGCCGACAAGATTCAATCTTTAGGCAAATGATGTAATGCAGTGAGGATGCATAAATGCATGGATGCATGGATAAAATTTATAGGAAGCTTTATTTTTTGCCTTTTTATTTACTAAGTTTTTTCCCACGACACCCTCCAAAACTGAGTCTGCTCTTAGTGAATGTACCCGTGATGCCTCGTTGGTATGCACATACTTTTATTCccttcttttttgtttattattctcTTTACGAACTCAGCGTGACATTCATTGCTTTAAATTTATGGAGAGAACCAAATGGTgtttattgaatgaaaaacaaagcagaatacaacaaaatttggagACAATGTCAATATCCCCTAGTAGCACTTTCTATCAAGGAATCATCATGTATAAAACTTTTTGACCGCATCAGAATTGACCGGTAACGGTAACTCCTCTCCATCCATCCTTGTGAGAATTAGTGCCCCACCAGAAAATGCTTTCTTCACCACATACGGGCCTTCATAATTTGGAGTCCACTTGCCCCTATGATCCTTTTGTATAGGTAAGATCTTTTTCAAGACTAGCTCGCCTTCATGGAACTCTCTAGGGCGTACCCTCTTGTCGAACGCCTTTTTCATCCTTCTTTGGTATAACTGTCAATGACACACTGCTACTAGCCTTTTTTCCTCAATGAGATTAAGCTGGTCAAATCGGGCCTGAACCCATTCTGCATCTTCCAACTGGGTCTCCATTAACACTCGTAGGGATGTGATTTCTACTTCGAAGGGTAGTACTGCCTCCATTCCGTACACCAGAGAAAAAGGTGTTACCCTAGTTGATGTACATACTGAGGTGCGATACCCATGCAAAGCAAAGGGAAGTATCTCATGCCAGTCTTTATACGTGACCACCATTTTCTGTACAATCTTCTTGATATTCTTATTAGCAGCCTCGATTGCCCCATTCATCTTTGGACGATAAAGAGAAGAATTATGATGTTGAATTTTAAATCCTTCACACAATTCGGCCATCAATTGATTGTTCATATTGGTGGCATTATCAGTGATTATCTTGCTAGGCAACCCGTACCTACAAATTAACTCTCTTTTTATGAATTTAGTCACAACTTTCCTAGTCACACTAGCGTAGGAAGCAGCTTCCACCCATTTAGTGAAATAATCAATTGCAACTAGAATGAAGCAATGTCCGTTTGAGGCTTTTGGCTCTATAGCTCCGATGATATCTATCCCCCACATTGAAAACGGCCATGGGGCAGACATTAAGTTTAAAGTAGTGGGTGCCGCATTGATATTATCTGCATACTTCTGACATTTCTCGCACTTTCTCACGTGTGTGCAACAATCATTCTCCATAGTCAACCGAAAGTAACCATCCCTCAAGATCTTTCTAGCCATCGAGTGTCCATTCATGTGTGTGCCAAAAGTTCCTTCATGAACTTCCTCCAATATTGACTCAGCCTCTTTTGCATCCACGCATCGAAGGAGAACCATATCATGATTTCTCTTGTACAACACATCCCCACTCAGGATAAAATTTGCAGCCAACCTTCTCAGTGTCCTTTTATTATTCTTAGATGCTTCTTCAGGGTATTCTCTGGTTTTTATATAGcgtttaatatcaaaataccaCGGCTTACCGTCCAACTCTTCTTCGATGAAATGGCAATATGCTGGCCCTTCATGGCTCTTCATTTGGATCATCGACATTACCCCATCCTGATTAATCTTGAACATCGATGATAAAGTAGCTAAGGCATCTGCCAATTGGTTATCCTCCCGCGGAATATGGTGGAAttcaatgaaatcaaaataCTCCACCAATTCCATGATATAAGTTTTGTAGGGAATCAACTTCTGATCCCTAGTTTCCCATTCTCCCCTTAGTTGATGGATAACCAACGCTGAATCTCCATATACATTCAAAAAATTTGCCTTTGGCTCAATTGCGGCTTGGATGCCCATAGCGCATGCTTCATATTTAGCAATATTGTTTGTGCAATTAAAACACAACCTTGTTGTCATCGAAATGTATTGGTTTTTTGGAGATATTAGTATTGCCCCTATACCATGTCCCATGACGTTAGAAGCCCCGTCGAATAATAACGTCCATTTCTTTATGTTCTCATCTTCTTGGTCATCTTCGAACAAGGCCATGATGTCCTCATCAGGAAATTCGGGTTGCATCGACTGGTAATCGTTAACGGGTTGTTGGGCTAGATATTCAGCCAAAGCACTACCCTTGATGGACTTCTGAGTGACATACACAATGTCATATTCTGACAATAGCATTTGCCACCGGGCTATCCTTCCAATGAGAGCgggcttttcaaaaatatacttGATAGGGTCAGTCTTGGATATCAACCAGGTAGAATGACTCAACATGTATTGTCTTAGACGATGGGCAGCCCATGCCAACGCGCAACAAGTTCGCTCTAAAAACGAGTATCGTTGTTCACATTCTGTGAACTTCTTGCTCAGGTAGTATATGGCATGCTCTCTTTTTCCAGTTTCGTCATGTTGACCCAACACACAAGCCATTGACTCATCGAGTACCGTCAAATACATAATGAGTGGCTTCCCCGATTCGGGTGGGTGTAACACAGGAGGATCTTgtagatattgtttgattttattaaaagcaGTCTGACAATCTTCATTCCACTCAACAACCTGGTTTTTACGCAATAGCTTGAATATTGGTTCGCACGTGGCGGTCAATTGGGAGATGAACCTAGCAATGTAGTTCAGTCTGCCCAAGAAACCCCGCACTTCCTTTTCTGTACTGGGAGCAGGCATTTCGATTATCGCACGCATCTTGTCGGGATCGACCTTTATCCCCTTTTGACTGACAACAAAACTCAACAACTTTCCTGATTTCACACCGAATGTGCATTTAGCCGAGTTCagtttaagtttaaatttcctCAATCTCTCAAACAATTTCCTTAGGTTGAAGATGTGTTCTTCTTCTGACTCAAACTTGGCGatcatgtcatctacataaacctCGATATCTTTGTGCATCATATCATGAAAAAGCGCCACCATGGCCCTTTGATAGGTTGCCCCAGCATTCTTAAGCCCGAAAGACATCACCTTATAGCAAAATGTTCCCCACAACGTGATAAACGTAGTCTTTTCCATATCTTTCGATGCCATCTTAATCTGATTATATCCTGAGAAGCCATCCATAAACGAAAATAGTGAGAACTTGGCTATATTATCCACTAATGTATCGATGTGCGGTAATGGGAAGTTGTCTTTTGGACTCGCACGGTTCAAATCTCGATAGTCAACGCACATCCGAACCTTCCCATCCTTCTTGGGCACTGGTACAACATTTGCCACCCATTTAGGGTATTTTGCCACAGCTAAAAATCCAACATCAAATTGCTTTTGCACttcttctttaatctttaatGACATTTCTGGTTTCATCCTTCTTAGCTTTTGTTTGACTGGAGCACATTCCGATTTGAGTGGAAGCTTATGTTGTACTATATCAGTATCTAAACCAGGCATATCATTGTACGACCAAGCGAACACATCCCTAAACTCCTTTAGCAACGCACACAATTCTTCtttcacttctttcttcatACTCGTGCCAATTTTCACTTCTTTCTTTTCATCCCCCTCGCTTAGGTCAAGCACTTCAACATCTTCTTGATGGGGTTTTATTTCCCTAGATTCTTGTTCCACTAATCTTATTAGTTCAGGGGAGGGTTCCGAATCACCTTCATAATCATCTTCCATATTATTGACAGGGTGCTCGAAATTAGGGGTATCgacattgttattttcaaaacattcattATCATATCTGCATTAtttgagtttataaaaaaaagataaataaacaaacaatagTGAAAAATGCAAACAAAGATAATAAAGGCAGCAAACACAAATTGATTATCACGTTGAGCATAAAGGAAAAGGTGTCATCCCGTTAAGTCATGAATCCTAAAGCTCCGGGTAAAGTAAtaggataaattaaaaatattacattttaaacaaattaaacatcACGGGTAGATCCAAAGTCTCCCAATTGTTGAGTAGCGCATTTGGAGCACAAGGCTGCACAAAAATCGAGCTTTTAGGTTCATCTTCATCTCTAACAGCTGCTATCTGACTAGAGTTGATCCATCCCGCGCTGCGGAAGCTATCTTTGATGTCGCAAATGCGAATCTTTCCTAATCCTAGTTCTTTTCCTTGGATTCGAGCCACACCGCGCTCTCTCCTTTCTTCCGCCAGCCTCCTCTTATCCTCTCTAGTAGGCTTGTATCCAAGGCcgtatttattctttttctcgGTGACTTCTAAAGGATACATCAATCCTTGCTCGTACTTGCCTAGCCCCTTTCCGTACTCATATCCCTCTTTCAACATGACCTTGGCCGTCATAAGGGAAGTACGCGACAAGTGTGGGTTCATTGGAAAGGGCTCCACATAGGCATTTCCCACAATTTCCAAAGATTGGAAGGTTGTCTCGAGGGCTTCCTCTGCTGCTTCAATATAGCAAGAAGATGAAGGCCCACTTACTAAAATATCTTCCTCCCCTGAAACAATCACTAATTTGTCACCCATgacatattttaacttttggtgCAAGGTTGAAGGTACCACGCCCGCTGAGTGAATCCAAAGAGGACCCAACAAGCAGCTGTATGCTGGAAGGATGTCCATCACTTGAAAAGTTATTTGAAAGACACATGGCCCTATTTGGATTGGCAATTCTACCTCTCCCATTACTTCTCTTTTACTCCCATCGAAAGCTCTCACTATCATTGCACTTGGTTTCATGTGAATACCTTCACACGGTAGCTTTCCCAATGTCGTTTTTGGCATTACATTCAGGGAAGATCCATTGTCGATCAATACACGTGCTATGACATGATCCAAGCATTTTACAGAGACATGGAGGGCCTTGTTGTGTCCCCTCCCTTCAGTAGGTACCTCCTCATCGGTAAACGTGAGGTAATTGTTAGCAGTGATATTGTTAACAATTCCCTTAAAACTATCTAGAGAAATATTTTGCTCCACATGCGCTCCATTGAGTATCTTCATTAACAACTTTCTATGAGAGGTTGAATGCATGAGTAGTTCTAAAAGTGAGATTCGAGCAGGCAGGCGATTCAACTGTTCGACCACTTTATACTCGCTTTGTTGTATGAACTTCAAGAACTCGCAATCCTCCTCATCAGATACTTCTTTCCCATCGTCTTTTCTTAGATCCTCGTCAGTTTGGATGGTCTTCCCTTTCAAGAGTTCCTTAGCCTTTTTGGTATTCACTGATTCACTATTGCCAACTTCATCTTTCATCAAGTTTGGAGGCGTAAAGATTCGACCACTCCTCATAATTCCACCGATgcctaatatatttttcaccaCTGACTCACCACTGCTAGGTTGACCACCTACCCCTTGTTCCTCACCCAACACGTATGCACCATATTTCCATGGGACAGCTTTCTCACTTTTGTAGGGAAATGGGGAGGGTGTTTGGATAATAATAGATTGTCTTTCTTGAATTGTCGGGGTAAAGGTGGATTTAGTGAAATGAATCACCAATGGCTCTGGCAAAGTCACATCAGGTTCCACACCATCTTGTGCAAATACTTCATCCTCCATGTGCCCGTGACATACTTGCACAAAGTTTCTGTCTATAAGATTTTGTAGAACATCCTCGAACTCGGTGCATTCATCGATAGAATGTTTAGCACTCGGATGGAATCCACACTTTTCACTCAGGTTATATTCCCCTTTTAAAAAACCCAATTTCAATAGTGTCTCAAAAACAAACCGCTTGGAGCTTCGAATTTCACTCACATCCCTCACCAGGCGGTGTTTCTTAACCTCAATGGCATTTGTCGAAGGGTTCCCAAGACCAGAAAGGGGATTAGCCTCAACACTGGGCTTGTCTTCGTGGAACTTTATCCATCCTGAGTTGATTAAAGCTTCCACCTTGTGTTTAAGGGACACACAATTCTCAACAGAGTGACCAACTCCCCCTCCGTGATAATCACATTTGGCATTTGGATCATAATTCTTGGGGAACGGAGGTTGCACAGGCTTCATCGGACAAATGGCCACCAAACGCTTTTGGAGGAGATGAGGCAACAATTCCGTATATGACATAGGAATAGGAGTGAAATGAACGAAGTTCCTCTCTTGATTCCTCCTTAGATTAGCGTTTTGTCCCGCGTTTCTGTTGAAATTCGAGTTAGGTTCAATTTTCCAAGCTTTATTTGGAGCATGTTGTGGTTGATAAAGATTCGACGGTTGATAAAACCCTTGCAGCTGAGGTCGTGTTTGATGAACAGACACTGCATTGCCCACATAAGGAGGTTGGTTCAAGTGTGGTCGATAATTATGTGTAGGAGCCCGACTTTCCCACACAGGCATCACTGAGGCCGCTTGTACTTCcgcttctttcttcttttcggGAATAAAATTGGGTTTCTTAGGAGTTGCAGCCGCGAATGGGCCATATGCAATCTTTCCACTTTTTAACCCGATTTCTATTCTCTCCCCTATGATAATGATATCAGCGAAATTGGAAGACACATTCCCCAACACATGCTCATAAAATGGTGATTGCAGCGTGTTTACAAACGTTGCCACCATCTCCTTATCAAGTAGAGGTGGCTCAACCTGAGCAGCCAACTCTTTCCACCGTTGTGCATATTCCTTGAAGGACTCAGTATCCTTCTTGGCCATGTTTTGCAATTGCAATCTATCTGGCGCACTATATGTGTTGTATTTATACTGTTTCACAAAGGCGTCGGCCAAATCCATCCAGGAATGGATTCGAGATGGCTCCAAGTGTGTATACCAATTCAACGCTACCCCAGCCAGACTATCTTGGAAACAATGTATTAGCAATTTTTCATCATAGGCATAAACAACCATCTTTCTACCGTACATTGTCAGATGGCTTTTAGGGCATGTGGTGTCGTGATACTTTTCAAATTCTGGGACCTTAAACTTGTGTGGTATCATCACACCAGGAACCAGGCTTAATCTCGCCACATCACCGAACCCATAGCTTCCACCACCCTCAATGGCACGAATCCTTTCCTCAAGAATTTCAAGTTTACTTTTAGCCCCATCAACAACAGTGGGCATTGCTTGGACTGTAACGTGTGGTACAACTTTAGTCGCAGCATCTGCATCGGTGAGGGTTTTCGGAGGCTGGGGCGCCACAGTCATCCTCGGTCCTGTGAATGTGACTGTCTCATTCATCTCCGCTCCTATTACGGGTGTCGAAGCTAACATCGGCCCTTGAGTACCGTTCGATAGCGTGTTGTTAGCTgcaggaaaagagaaagaagtttGTTCTGCATCTGAATATTCTCCAACTGGAGTAGTGTATCCCGGAGGCAGACCGTACATTGGGAACGGAACTGACGCGCCTAGAGGCATACCATAAGAATGAGCATTTTCCTCGATCCTAGCGGATGAGGTCTCCCCTGAAGCCTTCAGTGACTTCAAAGCCTCTAGGATTTGGCCCACTTGATCCTTCAGCTCATTAATGTCAGCCTTCACAGCTTCATggacttcttcccaatcttccaTGCTTCTATGGTTAGCTCGTGTGCGATAAGGGTGTCGTGGAAATTTTGCCGTCGTATTTGATTTTGctctattattttgttaaatgaaataaattatgaagaatgaaaagaaagaaaatgaatgcACAATAGTTACTCTAGttggaaattttaaagttgTGAGAGCCTTAAGGTAAATATATCATAGAAATTAACATGAAACTGATACAACCCAACCATTAACAAGTCTTCTACATTCATTAAacgagaaaagaaagaaaacctaTTCCCTAACCCTGACTATCATGATCTTCATCTCCCTCATCAACTTCTTGCAATGATTAAAGAAGGCTTCAATCTCCCTTGGCAGATTGAAGATCGGTAGGGCAGTCTCTGCTTCAGCTAATAATCGTGGGATTTCTTCAATTGCCCCATTCGCCAAGGCAGCAGCTGTGAGAAACATCTCTTCCAATGTTCTATAGTCATTTCCTGCTCAGCTGTGTACTCATTCATCCGACTGATCACCTCTCGATGTTCCTTTTCGAATTCAGCTCTATGCCAACGCTCCTCGTCCATCTTCACCTCATAGGTCGACACCACCTCTCTCATTTGTCGTTTAACCTCACTGATTCTCATTTGAGCATTGTGCAACCGTCTCAGTGCTTCAGTTTTCTCTCTCTTAAATTCTTCACACAACTGATCCCTTTGGCGCTTAGATGCTGCTGCTGCATCTCTCTCTCGGTCCCTTGATTTTAATGCGGTGCTTGCTGCGGCCAAATCCTGTTTCACTCTGAAAGCATGATCTCGTTCTTCTCTTTGTTGCCTAAGAATCCCTTCATACGCCTTTGTCATTTCCTCATTCTCACGCCTTAGATCCACATACTCATGTCGGAGACTTTGAAGCTCGTTAATTAATTtggcatttttttaatttcatcttctcGACCTCTTCTTTTAGCCCTTTCACCTCGTCAGACTTAGCAGGTTCCAATCGCTCCGGAGCAGGAGTGTCCGATTTGAAAGGTAACTTGATCATATTAACCCTTTCTAGAATCCATCGCGGTAAGATATTTTTCCGTTCATTACCCATGGCCTTGGGTCTTTTTCTGCACGCAGAACCTCACCCCAGGCACTCCTAACTCGTCGAATTAGATCTTGAGAAATTCCTTCTTCATAATAAGTGCATATGGCGACTAGCGATTCTGGAGTTGGAGAGCTCTTAATTGGACACCCAAACTGCCGTTGAGCCAGAACAGGGTTATAATTCACACAACTTCTGGTGCCTATCAGAGGGACGTTAGGGAAATCCCCACAAGAAATGACATGCGACTTGGGCAGCCCAGGAACACACCATCTAATCTTTCCCCCATTCAAACTTGCACAAAATTGGGCCCATTCCTTCGAGTTGCCCTTGGAGGCCATTTACTCTCTAGCTCAGCAGGGTGTACCTTCAAGATTCCTGCCAACGTAGAGATAGATGCTCGTTGCTCAGAATATCTGTAAGGGACTTTATCTTCCACCGACAAACCCAAAATCTGCTCGAACTCTTCTACTACTGGTGCCAACTGAAAATCCTGGAAGGTGAAACATCTAAGCGGCGGATCATAATATTGGGCCAAAGCGGTGACTGCCGACGCTTGGACTTCCACATTCAATAACCTCAATAAGTTCCCATACCGCTTCTTGAAAGCATTCTTCTGTATAGTCTTCATTTGTTGCACTATTTCCCTTAAACCATTCAGATTGCTATCTATAACCCTGATAGGTAACTTCTTCTTCAAGGCATCTGACCCTAAATTCCCTCCGACTTGAAATCCCatgttaatttcttttgttttttttcaaactcAATCACAGCCTTAAAATTTCGGACCTAGAATCATAAGAAATGTTATGGCATGGCATGACAAAATACATGTTATGCAtgaataaataatcaaaatgcATGTACGATGATGCCACGAAAGAATGTACAGACGCATGACTTCATTGCTAATTCAAATAAAGCGAGAAAAATAAGATGAGAATTAAGATAATGCACATGTCTCCCCTTGTGCCTTATCAGAGGTTCGACGCCTAATGGTCCTAAGGTAAAATATATGCGCTTGCCAGGATGGTTCCCTAATACTTaaggatcaaggtcactagagctatggtcCACTTCTTGACATTTCCCACAACAGTTGGTAGACAACAAGATGTGGGAGTACCAACGAAGTaaacaaactctagctggggttctcacaatgatttaacaagtttatttatataataataattttaacaaatttaggATTTACCCACACTTGTGTCACATAAGTCTCTTTGTTGTTTTCATCCACCATCTATACTCCTTTTTTTCCCTTCTAACAACCATTTCCTAACTCATACCACCAAGCTCCATGCCTTTTTCTTGCTTTCATTCTCAACCGTATCCTATCATACACATGCTCTTTTACCATCATACAAATCATCAACCCTAGTGTTGGACAACATGGATGtgcctctctctctctttggaTTGTTTAAATATTCATACACATGTTTTCCCTAGttcacaaacaaacaaaagagGGAAATATAAGACCAATATATGATATGTTTTATAGAAAGTAATTTAATAATGTAtttgtcgcaaccggaatcgcgacgggaaggcgaaacgaaaaagaaaacgggtttgaaaaagagatttggagtcgccaccatagttattctggaaaactatggaaaatcatgaaaataaagcaagtctgcgaaaaccatattttggattcgggagtcggttacgcgtagggaaagTGCTAGCACCCTATCGCGCCCGCCCGAGggcgatacctttaattaaaaatacaaagttgatgtggttttcaaaatattaattttccccgaAAATAGTAagacaaaaagaaacaaaaatatatttttttaattttttgggctcgacaaggattgaccttggtcctacgtattctcattaaaaatgagaaatcagggttacgtagttctttaaaagatatttaaaaaaaacaattgagaaaaaaattgatttttgttagaggtgaacctgataaggactggccttgctcctacgtatttcacggtggagaatcaaggatcacgtagttctataaaaagatattttgtttaaaaacgttgatgtttttatattttgaaattttatatattttttgatttttttgaatcaTTTGAAAACAGGTGTCATACGATGCGAGCGatcggacagacactaaaaggggaaaaaaactatttttggtatttttgaaaaggagtgtcacacggtgcgagcgaccggacagacacaataaagtgaaagagaatattttttcatttttttagacttttttctattttttttgtaatttttgataattttcaattttttttataaataaaaagaaaagaaaagagaagaaataaataaataaagaaataaagaaataaaagataaataaataaataaaaaattaataacaaaaaaggacaatttaattagaaaaagaaagtagaaaacaaaatataagagtATATGAGTAATTAGTGGGAGGTACATGAAGTAAATGAGGTGTGTTTATTAAGGGTTGGGGTGCagtaaataaagtataaaacaaACCTAAAATAGGAGTAAAAAGTGAGTGTGGGAGTTGGTAAACTTAGGGGTGCAGAGAGTATATTGGACATGCCCAACTGAAATACAAAGAAGGGGTGTATGGATAAGAAGTGAGAGGTGCACGAAGAAAAGTAATGAGGAAACATAACAGAGTATATGGGGTGTGGATGAGGTAAAAAAAGGGGTACGTGTGGTAATTCAAGGCCTGTAGcccctttttttctttctcagaaAACCCTAAAGCTAAATCTTCTTCTCCTCACTATGGCAGCCTTCTCTTCTTCGTTGCCGCAAGCCATCCCGACACCAATGGCAGGTGCTGCCGTCGCACTTCCCACGGACGGCGAGAGGCGCCACCGTCATGGCCAGTCACCGTCGGAGGTGTCACTGACGAGAACCGAGCTCCCCGGATCATCTCCTTTGTCGTTTCTCTTCCGCACGCGAGATAGGCCAGATCCCGGAGCTCCGCCATCGCACACCATGCCGGTCCAACCTCGTGTTCGTCAGCTCCGACTGCCGCGACCTGGACTGCCGCCACGATGCTACTGCCGCTTGCAGAGAGCACCGTCCGAGATGCCGGCAGCTACTCCTGTGGTTTTGCTTTTTCAATCTGTGTTGGGTTGTGATGACGAATCGTAGGGATGGGTTGTAACAGAAACAATGTGGTTTCTATTGATGATGAAGAAAGGGTGTGGTTGTAGTGCAGAATAAGAGTCCAAAATATAATAGGGGTTTATGATGAGGGTGATGATGGGAGAGTTTGTGTTGTGCAGAAATAATGGGGGCGGAGTGAAAATGAGAGGATGAGTGGGGACAACGAAGGATGATGGAATGCAGTACGGATGACCGTGTGAGTACTGCTTTCAGgtctatgttttattttttatttttatgcagGTGTGACATGAAGATGATGGTGAACCAGAAAGTTAGTGAAAATGTGTTACAGAATATAACTGTTGATGAAATTTGTTTGGGTTCTGGTTTGGCAATTTCTTGCAGGTAGAAGGTGATGAGGGAAAGATGATGGTGGCGAGAGAGATTGAGGGTGAGGTTATTTTCCAGCACTCATTTGGGCAGCAGTAACACCCAAACAAGAACATATCTTAATAATgacagataaaataaaaaataaaaataaaataaaataaaaaaataaaaaaaaaaacattgtgcTCTGTTCTTTACTGTACCAGGTGCGATGGGAATAAACAAAATGAATAACAGATGTAACTATGCTCATCTCAAACCATCTTTCACCCATACATTCATGAACATCAATATCAAATCACGTTAACATAAGCTCTAATTCATACACCCATGAACATCAACAGCAACATCAAGTCACGGTAACATAAGCTAAGGAGGAGTTAAcgtgaaaataaaacttaatgcaCTAACAGTTTGCTTCCGTTTTCAAATTTGACTCCTTCTCTCCCTCACTAATTTCTAGTGCCCAAACCCCTCTCTGTAGTAATCCCAAAAAAAAGACCCCTCCTCTCATGAATCTTCCCCTTTTTATTGTGTAACCCTCTGCACCTTCCAATTTCGAAATTTGGGACAAGACtgagagcagatgttgcttcctgctccttcAGCC
This region of Vigna unguiculata cultivar IT97K-499-35 chromosome 5, ASM411807v1, whole genome shotgun sequence genomic DNA includes:
- the LOC114184483 gene encoding LOW QUALITY PROTEIN: uncharacterized protein LOC114184483 (The sequence of the model RefSeq protein was modified relative to this genomic sequence to represent the inferred CDS: substituted 1 base at 1 genomic stop codon), encoding MEDWEEVHEAVKADINELKDQVGQILEALKSLKASGETSSARIEENAHSYGMPLGASVPFPMYGLPPGYTTPVGEYSDAEQTSFSFPAANNTLSNGTQGPMLASTPVIGAEMNETVTFTGPRMTVAPQPPKTLTDADAATKVVPHVTVQAMPTVVDGAKSKLEILEERIRAIEGGGSYGFGDVARLSLVPGVMIPHKFKVPEFEKYHDTTCPKSHLTMYGRKMVVYAYDEKLLIHCFQDSLAGVALNWYTHLEPSRIHSWMDLADAFVKQYKYNTYSAPDRLQLQNMAKKDTESFKEYAQRWKELAAQVEPPLLDKEMVATFVNTLQSPFYEHVLGNVSSNFADIIIIGERIEIGLKSGKIAYGPFAAATPKKPNFIPEKKKEAEVQAASVMPVWESRAPTHNYRPHLNQPPYVGNAVSVHQTRPQLQGFYQPSNLYQPQHAPNKAWKIEPNSNFNRNAGQNANLRRNQERNFVHFTPIPMSYTELLPHLLQKRLVAICPMKPVQPPFPKNYDPNAKCDYHGGGVGHSVENCVSLKHKVEALINSGWIKFHEDKPSVEANPLSGLGNPSTNAIEVKKHRLVRDVSEIRSSKRFVFETLLKLGFLKGEYNLSEKCGFHPSAKHSIDECTEFEDVLQNLIDRNFVQVCHGHMEDEVFAQDGVEPDVTLPEPLVIHFTKSTFTPTIQERQSIIIQTPSPFPYKSEKAVPWKYGAYVLGEEQGVGGQPSSGESVVKNILGIGGIMRSGRIFTPPNLMKDEVGNSESVNTKKAKELLKGKTIQTDEDLRKDDGKEVSDEEDCEFLKFIQQSEYKVVEQLNRLPARISLLELLMHSTSHRKLLMKILNGAHVEQNISLDSFKGIVNNITANNYLTFTDEEVPTEGRGHNKALHVSVKCLDHVIARVLIDNGSSLNVMPKTTLGKLPCEGIHMKPSAMIVRAFDGSKREVMGEVELPIQIGPCVFQITFQVMDILPAYSCLLGPLWIHSAGVVPSTLHQKLKYVMGDKLVIVSGEEDILVSGPSSSCYIEAAEEALETTFQSLEIVGNAYVEPFPMNPHLSRTSLMTAKVMLKEGYEYGKGLGKYEQGLMYPLEVTEKKNKYGLGYKPTREDKRRLAEERRERGVARIQGKELGLGKIRICDIKDSFRSAGWINSSQIAAVRDEDEPKSSIFVQPCAPNALLNNWETLDLPVMFNLFKIYDNECFENNNVDTPNFEHPVNNMEDDYEGDSEPSPELIRLVEQESREIKPHQEDVEVLDLSEGDEKKEVKIGTSMKKEVKEELCALLKEFRDVFAWSYNDMPGLDTDIVQHKLPLKSECAPVKQKLRRMKPEMSLKIKEEVQKQFDVGFLAVAKYPKWVANVVPVPKKDGKVRMCVDYRDLNRASPKDNFPLPHIDTLVDNIAKFSLFSFMDGFSGYNQIKMASKDMEKTTFITLWGTFCYKVMSFGLKNAGATYQRAMVALFHDMMHKDIEVYVDDMIAKFESEEEHIFNLRKLFERLRKFKLKLNSAKCTFGVKSGKLLSFVVSQKGIKVDPDKMRAIIEMPAPSTEKEVRGFLGRLNYIARFISQLTATCEPIFKLLRKNQVVEWNEDCQTAFNKIKQYLQDPPVLHPPESGKPLIMYLTVLDESMACVLGQHDETGKREHAIYYLSKKFTECEQRYSFLERTCCALAWAAHRLRQYMLSHSTWLISKTDPIKYIFEKPALIGRIARWQMLLSEYDIVYVTQKSIKGSALAEYLAQQPVNDYQSMQPEFPDEDIMALFEDDQEDENIKKWTLLFDGASNVMGHGIGAILISPKNQYISMTTRLCFNCTNNIAKYEACAMGIQAAIEPKANFLNVYGDSALVIHQLRGEWETRDQKLIPYKTYIMELVEYFDFIEFHHIPREDNQLADALATLSSMFKINQDGVMSMIQMKSHEGPAYCHFIEEELDGKPWYFDIKRYIKTREYPEEASKNNKRTLRRLAANFILSGDVLYKRNHDMVLLRCVDAKEAESILEEVHEGTFGTHMNGHSMARKILRDGYFRLTMENDCCTHVRKCEKCQKYADNINAAPTTLNLMSAPWPFSMWGIDIIGAIEPKASNGHCFILVAIDYFTKWVEAASYASVTRKVVTKFIKRELICRYGLPSKIITDNATNMNNQLMAELCEGFKIQHHNSSLYRPKMNGAIEAANKNIKKIVQKMVVTYKDWHEILPFALHGYRTSVCTSTRVTPFSLVYGMEAVLPFEVEITSLRVLMETQLEDAEWVQARFDQLNLIEEKRLVAVCHXQLYQRRMKKAFDKRVRPREFHEGELVLKKILPIQKDHRGKWTPNYEGPYVVKKAFSGGALILTRMDGEELPLPVNSDAVKKFYT